From Salvia splendens isolate huo1 chromosome 3, SspV2, whole genome shotgun sequence, a single genomic window includes:
- the LOC121795145 gene encoding photosynthetic NDH subunit of subcomplex B 3, chloroplastic-like: protein MILLQLNPQNSTTSLFPNSHHFSIKLPSSKPPNHLNFSTIKRLRALQTATDADQSDSVPPEDEPPVVNFAFVHSVLLPDGTPDVHYRKACGGQKLREIMLDNNLELYGPYSRPLLNCGGGGTCATCMVEVVEGRELLNPRTEKEKEKLKKKPKNWRLACQAIVGEPDSRGLVVIQQLPEWKAHSWNYAKELPEDVLQI from the exons ATGATATTACTTCAACTCAACCCTCAAAACTCAACCACCTCACTCTTCCCAAACTCCCACCATTTCAGCATAAAATTGCCATCATCCAAGCCGCCCAATCATCTCAACTTCTCCACAATCAAGAGACTCAGAGCTCTCCAAACTGCCACCGATGCCGACCAATCCGACTCCGTGCCGCCCGAAGACGAGCCTCCAGTTGTCAACTTCGCATTCGTCCAC TCGGTTTTGCTGCCGGATGGAACGCCGGATGTGCATTACCGGAAGGCCTGTGGAGGGCAGAAATTGAGAGAGATAATGCTTGATAACAATCTTGAATTGTATGGACCATAT TCTAGGCCTCTGCTAAACTGCGGGGGAGGTGGAACTTGTGCTACATGTATGGTTGAG GTTGTTGAAGGAAGGGAATTATTGAACCCTCGAAcagaaaaagagaaggaaaagcTTAAAAAG AAGCCCAAAAATTGGAGACTGGCTTGTCAGGCGATTGTTGGTGAACCAGATTCAAGAGGGCTG GTTGTGATCCAACAACTTCCAGAATGGAAAGCTCACAGCTGGAATTATGCAAAAGAGCTTCCTGAAGATGTTTTGCAAATATGA
- the LOC121795139 gene encoding aquaporin TIP2-1-like, with translation MPGIAFGRFDDSFSVASIKAYVAEFISTLLFVFAGVGSAIAYNKVTADAALDPAGLVAVAVAHGFALFVAVSIGANISGGHVNPAVTFGLAIGGQITILTGIFYWIAQLLGAIVASFLLSVVTGGLAIPTHGLAVGVGAVQGVVMEIIITFALVYTVFATAVDPKKGSLGTIAPIAIGFIVGANILAAGPFSGGSMNPARSFGPAVASGDYDGIWVYWVGPLIGGGLAGAIYSNVFMHHEHAPLSSDF, from the exons ATGCCGGGAATCGCTTTCGGCCGATTCGATGACTCATTCAGCGTCGCCTCAATCAAGGCATACGTCGCCGAGTTCATCTCCACCTTGCTCTTCGTCTTTGCTGGCGTTGGCTCCGCCATCGCTTACA ACAAGGTGACGGCAGACGCGGCCCTCGACCCGGCTGGgctggtggcggtggcggttgCCCACGGATTCGCTCTCTTTGTAGCCGTTTCGATTGGAGCCAACATCTCCGGCGGCCACGTCAACCCCGCCGTCACCTTCGGGTTGGCCATCGGCGGCCAGATCACCATCCTCACCGGAATATTCTACTGGATCGCTCAGCTCTTGGGTGCCATTGTCGCTTCTTTCTTGCTCTCCGTCGTCACTGGCGGTTTG GCGATCCCGACTCATGGGTTGGCTGTTGGAGTTGGAGCCGTCCAGGGAGTCGTGATGGAGATAATCATCACATTCGCGTTGGTGTACACTGTGTTCGCCACCGCAGTTGATCCCAAGAAGGGCTCACTGGGCACGATTGCACCGATTGCAATTGGGTTCATTGTGGGCGCCAACATTTTGGCTGCTGGGCCTTTCTCCGGTGGATCCATGAACCCAGCCCGGTCCTTCGGCCCAGCTGTGGCGAGCGGTGACTACGACGGGATCTGGGTGTACTGGGTTGGGCCGCTCATCGGTGGTGGCCTGGCCGGGGCGATCTACAGCAACGTGTTCATGCACCACGAGCATGCACCGCTTTCGAGTGATTTCTAA
- the LOC121795113 gene encoding protein JINGUBANG-like, protein METASSLDDGPPNPSFDLRGRTLKFPRSASSKEAPRSDLPAVSLPPRLSFATAASLPLHHSQPSTPRLSSKLDPDAASSTCRCVSSVLKKDGQILCIAYANGLVYTGSQSNAVGVWKMPEFTECGQLKTRACMVVALQVSNDRVYAAYADCKIRVWRRTWEGVVKHVRIATVPAAGSFLRGYIAGHDKTSKHLAPISSLAINTADDILYSASLDKTVKVWRITDFRCIETILAHPEPVNAIALADDGVLYTASDDATVRVWRRNFCSGARSHSLTVTLPTKHSPVKALTLTADGGVLYAGCTDGYVHYWLKGWFSGQLQYGGALPGHTHAVLCLAGAGAYVVTGSADSTSRVWVREVDGFHSFIAVLKGHRGPVRCVTAFPDRLASDDAGEEGCTVCTGSLDGVLKVWRVRNAATQIHDSAPNARDYFELT, encoded by the exons ATGGAAACCGCTTCCTCCCTCGACGACGGCCCGCCCAATCCCTCCTTCGACCTCCGAGGCCGAACCCTAAAATTCCCGCGCAGCGCCTCCTCCAAAGAAGCGCCGCGCTCAGACCTCCCCGCCGTCTCCCTCCCTCCCCGCCTCAGCttcgccaccgccgcctccctccccctccaccaCTCCCAGCCCTCCACCCCCCGCCTCTCCTCCAAGCTCGACCCCGACGCCGCCTCCTCCACCTGCCGCTGCGTCTCCTCCGTGCTGAAAAAGGACGGCCAGATCCTCTGCATCGCCTACGCCAACGGCCTCGTCTACACCGGTTCCCAGTCCAACGCCGTCGGCGTGTGGAAGATGCCGGAGTTCACCGAGTGCGGCCAGCTCAAGACGAGAGCGTGCATGGTCGTCGCGCTGCAGGTCTCGAACGATAGGGTCTACGCCGCCTACGCGGACtgcaaaattagggtttggagACGCACGTGGGAAGGGGTCGTCAAGCACGTGCGGATCGCGACCGTCCCTGCGGCCGGGAGTTTTCTACGGGGATATATCGCCGGACATGATAAGACG TCGAAACATCTAGCGCCAATTTCGTCGCTAGCAATCAACACCGCCGACGACATTTTGTACTCGGCGTCCCTAGACAAAACCGTCAAAGTGTGGCGAATCACCGACTTCAGGTGCATCGAGACGATCCTGGCCCACCCCGAGCCGGTCAACGCCATCGCCCTCGCGGACGACGGCGTCCTCTACACGGCCTCGGACGACGCCACTGTGAGGGTGTGGCGGCGCAACTTCTGCAGTGGGGCCCGGTCCCACTCCCTCACGGTGACGCTCCCGACCAAGCACTCCCCTGTCAAGGCCCTGACGCTCACGGCCGACGGGGGCGTGCTCTACGCCGGGTGCACGGACGGCTACGTGCACTACTGGCTCAAAGGGTGGTTCTCGGGCCAGCTCCAGTACGGCGGGGCACTCCCGGGGCACACGCATGCCGTCCTGTGCCTGGCCGGCGCAGGCGCCTATGTGGTCACCGGGTCCGCGGACTCGACAAGCCGGGTTTGGGTCCGGGAGGTCGACGGGTTCCACTCGTTCATCGCGGTGCTGAAGGGGCACCGTGGGCCCGTCAGGTGTGTGACCGCCTTCCCTGATCGTCTGGCGTCAGACGATGCAGGGGAGGAGGGATGCACTGTGTGCACGGGGAGCCTTGACGGCGTGCTTAAGGTGTGGCGGGTTAGGAATGCCGCCACACAAATTCATGATTCGGCGCCAAATGCTCGTGATTATTTTGAGTTGACTTGA